A region of Massilia sp. WG5 DNA encodes the following proteins:
- a CDS encoding porin, protein MKKSALALAVLAALSLNTAAQAQTNVQVYGLIDAGVEHLTNAGPNGADMTRVISGGKNTSRWGFRGTEDLGGGLKAVFNLEGGILLDTGAQDGALFKRQANVGLEGAFGRVVIGRSFTTTYDLVIKVDPMGFAPNYSWATSGNASGPSKYGMTTAFDNLIKYTGHTGGFTYGATIGLGEQTNSQADGRKYAVGGSWTGGGLLVMASYEQINGNTVAATGNRDETTAFHVGADYKVGPWRLDAAMRGYKLESGKAATPDVRGDTYWAGVSYTINPWTLTGAVYHVNTKNLPSEKDADPTMFVARALYALSKRTDLYMVAAHAKADHGQLVGLSRDDAGFGSTQNGFTAGIQHRF, encoded by the coding sequence ATGAAGAAGTCGGCCCTCGCGCTCGCCGTTCTGGCAGCGCTTTCCCTGAACACCGCAGCCCAAGCCCAAACCAACGTCCAGGTCTATGGCCTGATCGACGCCGGCGTCGAACACCTGACCAATGCCGGCCCTAACGGTGCCGACATGACCCGCGTGATTTCGGGCGGCAAGAACACCTCGCGCTGGGGCTTCCGCGGCACCGAGGACCTGGGCGGCGGCCTGAAAGCGGTGTTCAACCTGGAAGGCGGCATTCTGCTGGATACCGGCGCCCAGGACGGCGCCCTGTTCAAGCGCCAGGCCAACGTCGGCCTGGAAGGCGCCTTCGGCCGCGTGGTGATCGGCCGTTCCTTCACCACGACCTATGACCTGGTGATCAAGGTCGACCCGATGGGCTTCGCGCCCAACTACTCCTGGGCCACCAGCGGCAACGCCAGCGGCCCGTCGAAGTACGGCATGACGACCGCCTTCGACAACCTGATCAAGTACACCGGCCACACCGGCGGCTTCACCTACGGCGCCACCATCGGCCTGGGCGAGCAGACCAACAGCCAGGCGGACGGCCGCAAATACGCGGTCGGCGGTTCCTGGACCGGCGGCGGCCTGCTGGTGATGGCATCCTACGAGCAGATCAACGGCAACACCGTGGCCGCCACCGGCAACCGCGACGAAACCACCGCCTTCCACGTCGGCGCGGACTACAAGGTCGGTCCGTGGCGCCTCGACGCCGCCATGCGCGGCTACAAGCTGGAGTCGGGCAAGGCCGCGACCCCGGACGTGCGCGGCGACACCTACTGGGCTGGCGTCAGCTATACCATCAATCCGTGGACCCTGACCGGCGCGGTCTACCACGTCAACACCAAGAACCTGCCGAGCGAGAAGGACGCCGACCCGACCATGTTCGTGGCGCGCGCGCTGTACGCCCTGTCCAAGCGCACCGACCTGTACATGGTCGCCGCCCACGCCAAGGCCGACCACGGCCAGCTGGTCGGCCTGTCGCGCGACGACGCCGGCTTCGGTTCGACCCAGAACGGCTTCACCGCCGGCATCCAGCACCGCTTCTAA
- a CDS encoding response regulator, whose product MRILLVEDHVELSHWVSKALRDAKLTVECAATGTDADALLHTQDYALVILDLTLPKMDGLDVLRRLRTRGGPRARTPVLILTARGGLEERVQGLNLGADDYLAKPFELAELEARVKALLRRSVGNEALVHRCGQLSFDTVARMFSYCGEPLQLTPREHALLETLIARPGCALSKEKLFDAVFALDDDANLDAIELYIHRIRKKLDKREDGGAAIVTLRGIGYLLQERPAVADKPA is encoded by the coding sequence ATGCGAATCCTGTTAGTCGAAGACCACGTCGAACTGTCCCATTGGGTCTCCAAGGCCCTGCGCGACGCCAAGCTCACCGTCGAATGCGCGGCCACCGGCACCGATGCCGATGCCCTGCTCCACACCCAGGACTACGCCCTGGTGATCCTGGACCTGACCCTGCCGAAGATGGACGGCCTGGACGTGCTGCGCCGCCTGCGCACGCGCGGCGGCCCGCGGGCGCGCACGCCGGTGCTGATCCTGACGGCGCGCGGGGGCCTCGAGGAAAGGGTGCAGGGCCTGAACCTGGGCGCCGATGACTACCTGGCCAAGCCCTTCGAACTGGCCGAACTGGAAGCGCGGGTCAAGGCCCTGCTGCGGCGCAGCGTCGGCAACGAGGCCCTGGTGCACCGCTGCGGGCAGCTCAGCTTCGATACCGTGGCGCGCATGTTCAGCTACTGCGGCGAGCCGCTGCAGCTGACGCCGCGCGAGCACGCGCTGCTGGAAACGCTGATCGCACGCCCGGGCTGCGCGCTGTCCAAGGAAAAGCTGTTCGACGCCGTGTTCGCGCTCGACGACGACGCCAACCTCGACGCCATCGAGCTGTACATCCACCGCATCCGCAAGAAGCTCGACAAGCGCGAGGACGGCGGCGCCGCCATCGTCACCCTGCGCGGGATCGGCTACCTGCTGCAGGAGCGCCCTGCCGTGGCGGACAAGCCGGCCTGA
- a CDS encoding MFS transporter → MSDTNLTSHASHSSQFALLAQRRFGPFFWTQFLGAFNDNLFKTALMVVITYDALSWTTLPPALLNNLIPGLFILPYVVFSATAGQIADKVEKGRLARWVKLLEIGIMGVAALGWMTHTLWLLIAAVAGMGVHSTLFGPVKYAYLPQHLRPDELVGGNGVIEMGTFVGILLGEVVGAVLAGHGAAGVHLVAGGTLLVAVLGLVTSWRIPHSPAPEPGLVISRNPVAESLRNLAFSRKNRTVFLSMLGNSWFWFYGALVLSQFPLYAKDYLHGDHSVFVLLLTIFSLGIGAGSLLCEKLSGRKVEIGLVPFGAIGLSLFGIDLYFASQGYTNTAPVDFIGLLRQAGTARILADLLLLGVFGGFFIVPLFALIQTRCDPAHVSRTIAGMNILNALFMVAAAGVAVFLIGQGFTIPEMFLTTALLNALVAIYIFSLVPEFLMRFLAWLLIHTIHRVSTMGTDRIPEEGAAVLVCNHVSYVDAIVIMAASPRPIRFVMDHRIFRTPLLGFIFRTAKAIPIAPAAEDPWLMEKAFVDIAHALHDGDLVCIFPEGRLTRTGDMNEFRGGIAKITERSKVPVIPMALRGLWGSVFSRDPSNVFERSFSRGWRSRLALVVGRPVPPQEVTPEGLYEQVLALRGDWK, encoded by the coding sequence ATGAGCGATACCAATCTCACAAGCCATGCCAGCCATAGCAGCCAGTTCGCCCTGCTGGCGCAGCGCCGCTTCGGCCCCTTCTTCTGGACCCAGTTCCTCGGCGCCTTCAACGACAACCTGTTCAAGACCGCGCTGATGGTGGTGATCACCTACGACGCGCTGTCCTGGACCACGCTGCCGCCGGCGCTCCTCAACAACCTGATCCCCGGCCTGTTCATCCTGCCCTATGTCGTGTTCTCGGCGACCGCCGGCCAGATCGCCGACAAGGTCGAGAAGGGCAGGCTGGCGCGCTGGGTCAAGCTGCTCGAGATCGGCATCATGGGCGTGGCGGCGCTGGGCTGGATGACGCACACGCTGTGGCTGCTGATCGCTGCGGTGGCCGGCATGGGCGTGCACTCGACCCTGTTCGGCCCGGTGAAGTACGCCTACCTCCCGCAGCACCTGCGTCCGGACGAACTGGTCGGCGGCAATGGCGTGATCGAGATGGGCACTTTCGTCGGCATCCTGCTGGGCGAGGTGGTGGGCGCGGTGCTGGCCGGCCATGGCGCCGCGGGCGTCCACCTGGTGGCCGGCGGGACGCTGCTGGTTGCGGTGCTGGGCCTGGTCACGAGCTGGCGCATCCCGCACTCGCCGGCGCCCGAGCCCGGTCTCGTCATCAGCCGCAACCCGGTCGCCGAATCGCTGCGCAACCTGGCGTTCTCGCGCAAGAACCGCACGGTGTTCCTGTCCATGCTCGGCAATTCCTGGTTCTGGTTCTACGGCGCGCTGGTGCTGTCGCAGTTTCCGCTGTACGCCAAGGATTACCTGCACGGCGACCACAGCGTGTTCGTGCTGCTGCTGACGATTTTCTCGCTCGGCATCGGCGCCGGTTCGCTGCTGTGCGAAAAGCTGTCGGGCCGGAAGGTCGAGATCGGCCTGGTGCCCTTCGGCGCGATCGGCCTGTCGCTGTTCGGCATCGACCTGTACTTCGCCAGCCAGGGCTACACGAATACCGCGCCGGTCGACTTCATCGGCCTGCTGCGGCAGGCGGGCACCGCGCGCATCCTGGCCGACCTGCTGCTGCTGGGCGTGTTCGGCGGCTTCTTCATCGTGCCGCTGTTCGCCCTGATCCAGACTCGCTGCGACCCGGCCCACGTATCGCGCACCATCGCCGGCATGAACATCCTGAATGCGCTGTTCATGGTGGCGGCGGCCGGTGTGGCCGTGTTCCTGATCGGGCAGGGCTTCACGATTCCCGAGATGTTCCTGACCACGGCGCTGCTGAACGCGCTGGTCGCCATCTACATCTTCTCGCTGGTGCCGGAATTCCTGATGCGCTTCCTGGCCTGGCTGCTGATCCATACCATCCACCGCGTCTCGACCATGGGTACCGACCGCATTCCGGAAGAGGGCGCGGCGGTCCTGGTCTGCAACCATGTGTCCTACGTCGACGCGATCGTGATCATGGCCGCCAGCCCGCGCCCGATCCGCTTCGTGATGGACCACCGCATCTTCAGGACGCCGCTGCTGGGCTTCATCTTCCGCACCGCCAAGGCGATCCCGATCGCGCCGGCGGCGGAAGACCCGTGGCTGATGGAAAAGGCCTTCGTCGACATCGCCCACGCCCTGCACGACGGCGACCTGGTCTGCATCTTCCCGGAAGGCAGGCTGACCCGCACCGGCGACATGAACGAGTTCCGCGGCGGCATCGCCAAGATCACCGAGCGCAGCAAGGTGCCGGTGATCCCGATGGCCCTGCGCGGCCTGTGGGGCAGCGTGTTCTCGCGCGACCCGTCGAACGTGTTCGAGCGCTCCTTCTCGCGCGGCTGGCGCTCGCGCCTGGCGCTGGTGGTGGGCCGGCCGGTGCCGCCGCAGGAGGTGACGCCGGAAGGCTTGTACGAGCAGGTGCTGGCGCTGCGGGGAGACTGGAAATAG
- a CDS encoding ABC transporter ATP-binding protein has translation MNVLTVNDLHLDYGSGATANPILKGVSMHLQRGEVVALLGPSGSGKTTLLRAVAGLESPKAGTIDIGERRVFDGARKMELPAEARNLGLVFQSYALWPHKTVFDNVAYGLKLRKLSASDTKEKVNEVLSQLGLGHLGERFPHQLSGGQQQRVAIARALVYNPPVILLDEPLSNLDAKLREEARAFLRELIVRLGLSALMVTHDQAEAMAISDRILLLNNGKIEQQGTPQSMYESPDTLFTAEFMGSNNRLPARVVGRNGGTTRLQVEGMALNATTRGAGDSAAGAAEPAALIRVEEVRIGRQQVENGIQMPLSTCMYLGDRWECLFKQGEASVRAYSKHRIDPGQYWLEMPAEKLWVF, from the coding sequence ATGAACGTTTTGACCGTCAACGACCTGCACCTCGACTACGGCAGCGGCGCTACCGCCAACCCGATCCTGAAAGGCGTGTCGATGCACCTGCAGCGCGGCGAGGTGGTGGCGCTGCTGGGCCCTTCGGGCAGCGGCAAGACCACGCTGCTGCGCGCCGTCGCCGGCCTGGAAAGCCCGAAAGCCGGCACCATCGACATCGGCGAGCGCCGCGTGTTCGACGGCGCCAGGAAGATGGAACTGCCGGCCGAGGCGCGCAACCTGGGCCTGGTGTTCCAGTCGTATGCGCTGTGGCCGCACAAGACCGTGTTCGACAACGTCGCCTACGGCCTCAAGCTGCGCAAGCTGTCCGCCAGCGATACCAAGGAGAAGGTGAACGAGGTGCTGTCCCAGCTCGGCCTGGGCCACCTGGGCGAGCGCTTCCCGCACCAGCTCTCCGGCGGCCAGCAGCAGCGCGTGGCGATCGCCCGCGCGCTGGTCTACAACCCGCCCGTGATCCTGCTCGACGAACCGCTGTCGAACCTGGACGCCAAGCTGCGCGAGGAAGCGCGCGCCTTCCTGCGCGAACTGATCGTGCGCCTGGGCCTGTCCGCCCTGATGGTGACCCACGACCAGGCCGAAGCGATGGCGATCTCGGATCGCATCCTGCTGCTGAATAACGGCAAGATCGAACAGCAGGGCACCCCGCAGTCGATGTACGAATCGCCGGACACCCTGTTCACCGCCGAGTTCATGGGCAGTAACAACCGCCTGCCGGCGCGCGTGGTCGGCCGCAACGGCGGCACGACCCGGCTGCAGGTCGAGGGCATGGCGCTGAACGCGACCACGCGCGGCGCCGGCGACAGCGCCGCGGGCGCAGCCGAACCTGCCGCCCTGATCCGCGTCGAGGAAGTGCGCATCGGCCGCCAGCAGGTGGAGAACGGCATCCAGATGCCGCTGTCGACCTGCATGTACCTCGGCGACCGCTGGGAATGCCTGTTCAAGCAGGGCGAGGCCAGCGTGCGCGCCTATTCGAAGCACCGCATCGATCCGGGCCAGTACTGGCTGGAGATGCCGGCCGAGAAGCTGTGGGTGTTCTAA
- a CDS encoding AbrB family transcriptional regulator yields the protein MGVLKGALRTFLPALALAFAAAEACIALDTPLPWMIGPLFSTALACMLGARLGAPVQAREAGQWAIGTALGLYFSAPVLAALARNLPWIALAVAFAVCLGMAAAAMLRRLSGSDEATAFFAMAVGGASEMAVQGERHGAVVEHVAAAHSLRIMMVVATIPFAVRWWSSHGWGAGIDPFVPLAATVRPGGLLVLIALTSIAALLFKRLQLPNAWVIGPLLVALMLTAAGIELSRLPEWMIRTGQLFIGVSLGTRFTPRFVHTAPRYLASVAACTVVTMMLAAAFALCLAQITDLHPGTMLLATSPGGIAEMSLTARVLHLGVPVVTAFHVSRMVVVVLAIGPLYRAWARLR from the coding sequence GTGGGTGTTCTAAAAGGAGCGCTGCGCACCTTCCTGCCGGCGTTGGCCCTGGCGTTTGCCGCGGCCGAGGCCTGCATCGCGCTCGACACGCCGCTGCCGTGGATGATCGGGCCGCTGTTCTCGACCGCGCTGGCCTGCATGCTGGGCGCGCGCCTGGGCGCGCCGGTGCAGGCGCGCGAGGCCGGCCAGTGGGCCATCGGCACCGCGCTCGGGCTGTATTTCAGCGCACCCGTGCTGGCCGCGCTGGCGCGCAACCTGCCCTGGATCGCGCTGGCGGTGGCCTTTGCCGTCTGCCTCGGCATGGCGGCCGCCGCCATGCTGCGCCGCCTGTCCGGCAGCGACGAAGCGACCGCCTTCTTCGCGATGGCGGTCGGCGGCGCCTCCGAGATGGCGGTGCAGGGCGAGCGCCACGGCGCGGTGGTCGAGCACGTGGCCGCCGCCCACAGTCTGCGCATCATGATGGTGGTCGCCACGATTCCGTTCGCGGTGCGCTGGTGGAGCAGCCACGGCTGGGGCGCCGGCATCGATCCTTTCGTGCCGCTGGCCGCCACCGTGCGCCCGGGCGGCCTGCTGGTCCTGATCGCATTGACCTCCATCGCCGCGCTGCTGTTCAAGCGCCTGCAACTGCCGAACGCCTGGGTGATCGGCCCGCTGCTGGTGGCGCTGATGCTGACCGCGGCCGGCATCGAACTCTCGCGCCTGCCGGAGTGGATGATCCGCACTGGCCAGCTGTTCATCGGCGTCTCGCTCGGCACCCGCTTCACCCCGCGCTTCGTGCACACCGCGCCGCGCTACCTGGCCAGCGTGGCCGCCTGCACGGTCGTGACGATGATGCTGGCCGCCGCCTTCGCCCTGTGCCTGGCCCAGATCACCGACCTGCATCCGGGCACCATGCTGCTGGCGACCTCGCCCGGCGGCATCGCCGAGATGTCGCTGACGGCGCGCGTGCTGCACCTCGGCGTGCCGGTGGTGACGGCCTTCCATGTGTCGCGCATGGTGGTCGTGGTGCTCGCGATCGGTCCGCTGTACCGCGCCTGGGCCAGGCTGCGCTGA
- a CDS encoding tripartite tricarboxylate transporter substrate binding protein, whose protein sequence is MQALRTLRAAAFASLLASAAIPAIGAAAECVVPSKPGGAMDLTCKLARKALEARPDAPRMKLSYLPGGIGAVAWHTMESQRRAEPDTLVAFSSGSLLNLAQGKFGKASADDVRWVAAVGADYGMIAVRADSPYHSLGDLVGALRRDPQKVLIGMSGTIGSQDWIKMALLARLAGVDPKQLRFVALEGGGEEFTAMQANYVQVVSGDTSEATLYAVAGKVRVLAVLAEHRLPGVLSQVPTAREQGYDVVWPVIRGVWVGPGVSDADYKRWVEAFDRLEASPGFAQMRVEAGLYPFSLTGDALTRYIKQAVADYNRQARQFNLVR, encoded by the coding sequence ATGCAAGCACTCCGCACCCTGCGCGCCGCCGCCTTTGCCAGCTTGCTGGCATCGGCGGCCATCCCGGCAATTGGCGCCGCCGCCGAATGCGTGGTGCCGTCCAAACCGGGCGGCGCCATGGACCTGACCTGCAAGCTGGCCCGCAAGGCGCTGGAGGCCAGGCCCGATGCGCCACGCATGAAGCTGAGCTACCTGCCGGGCGGGATCGGTGCGGTTGCATGGCACACCATGGAATCGCAGCGTCGCGCCGAGCCGGACACCCTGGTCGCCTTCTCGAGCGGTTCGCTGCTCAACCTGGCCCAGGGCAAGTTTGGCAAGGCCAGCGCCGACGACGTGCGCTGGGTTGCCGCCGTCGGCGCCGACTACGGCATGATCGCGGTGCGCGCCGACTCGCCTTACCACAGCCTCGGCGACCTGGTCGGGGCCCTGCGGCGCGATCCGCAGAAGGTCCTGATCGGCATGTCCGGCACCATCGGCAGCCAGGACTGGATCAAGATGGCGCTGCTGGCGCGCCTGGCGGGCGTCGATCCGAAGCAGCTGCGTTTCGTCGCCCTCGAAGGCGGCGGCGAAGAGTTCACCGCGATGCAGGCCAACTACGTCCAGGTGGTCTCCGGCGACACCTCGGAAGCCACGCTGTACGCCGTCGCCGGCAAGGTGCGCGTGCTGGCGGTGCTGGCCGAACACCGCCTGCCGGGCGTGCTGTCGCAAGTCCCGACCGCGCGCGAGCAGGGCTACGACGTGGTGTGGCCGGTGATCCGCGGCGTGTGGGTGGGCCCGGGCGTATCCGACGCCGACTACAAGCGCTGGGTCGAGGCCTTCGACCGCCTCGAAGCGTCGCCTGGCTTCGCCCAGATGCGCGTCGAGGCCGGGCTCTATCCGTTCTCGCTCACCGGCGACGCGCTGACCCGCTATATCAAACAGGCCGTGGCCGACTACAACCGGCAGGCCAGGCAGTTCAACCTGGTCCGCTGA
- a CDS encoding ABC transporter substrate-binding protein, translated as MHFTKTLIAAAAAMLAAPLALAQVPAGYPANYQQLVDGAKKEAKLVIYGATDSKAAAPLIKDFNALYPGISVEYNDMNSTEVYNRFISESAAGGDTADVLWSSAMDLQMKLAAGGYAMPYKSVEASKIPGWAVWKDTAYGTTFEPAAFVYNKRLVTEAEVPHTHAEFASLISKPKFQDKVTTYDIEKSGVGFMFMTQDEKDFPQFKQLEQAFGAARVRVQSSTGTMLERISSGENLIGYNVLGSYALVRAKTDPSLGVVLPKDYTLIISRVHFINKSAKHPNAAKLWTDYLLSHRGQTVVANGAKLYAIRADVTGETTSSDLIKMVGEKNIKPLPVSPAVAEYLDPAIRMAFLKEWKATAGKK; from the coding sequence ATGCATTTCACGAAAACCCTCATCGCCGCCGCAGCCGCCATGCTGGCCGCCCCGCTGGCCCTGGCCCAGGTGCCGGCCGGCTATCCCGCCAACTACCAGCAACTGGTCGACGGCGCCAAGAAGGAAGCCAAGCTGGTGATCTACGGCGCCACCGACAGCAAGGCCGCGGCGCCGCTGATCAAGGACTTCAATGCCCTCTACCCGGGCATCAGCGTCGAGTACAACGACATGAACTCGACCGAAGTGTACAACCGCTTCATCTCCGAATCCGCGGCCGGCGGCGACACCGCCGACGTGCTGTGGTCCTCGGCCATGGACCTGCAGATGAAGCTGGCCGCCGGCGGCTACGCGATGCCCTATAAATCGGTCGAAGCCTCGAAGATCCCGGGCTGGGCCGTGTGGAAAGACACCGCCTACGGCACCACCTTCGAGCCGGCCGCCTTCGTCTACAACAAGCGCCTGGTGACGGAAGCCGAAGTCCCGCATACCCACGCCGAATTCGCAAGCCTCATCAGCAAGCCGAAGTTCCAGGACAAGGTCACCACCTACGACATCGAGAAATCCGGCGTCGGCTTCATGTTCATGACCCAGGACGAGAAAGACTTCCCGCAGTTCAAGCAGCTGGAACAGGCTTTCGGCGCCGCCAGGGTGCGCGTCCAGTCCTCGACCGGCACCATGCTGGAGCGGATCTCCTCGGGCGAAAACCTGATCGGCTATAACGTGCTGGGTTCCTACGCCCTGGTGCGCGCCAAGACCGACCCGTCGCTGGGCGTGGTGCTGCCGAAGGACTACACGCTGATCATTTCGCGCGTCCACTTCATCAACAAGTCGGCCAAGCACCCGAACGCCGCCAAGCTGTGGACCGACTACCTGCTGTCGCACCGCGGCCAGACCGTCGTCGCCAACGGCGCCAAGCTGTACGCGATCCGCGCCGACGTCACCGGCGAAACCACTTCGAGCGACCTGATCAAGATGGTCGGCGAGAAGAACATCAAGCCGCTGCCGGTCAGCCCGGCCGTCGCCGAGTACCTGGATCCGGCGATCCGCATGGCCTTCCTGAAGGAGTGGAAAGCCACCGCCGGCAAGAAGTAA
- a CDS encoding iron ABC transporter permease: protein MSTFSLPGAREKSAAALDAAAARKRRLNWPRAIVVLLTCVAIFLPLFLVFYQSFLTAPFFMPDKQLGLDAFRFIFDDADFWLAFKNGMILAAGLAAIAVPLGGMLAFLMVRTDLPGRSWIAPILLVPIFVSPMVMGFGYVVSMGPVGFYTTWVHQLLGVTPWNVYSFTSIVVIAGLTHVPHVYLYASSALKSLGSDVEEAARVSGASPWQVMFNVSLPMIMPALAYAGVLVFFLGFEVFGLVLVLGDPEGHLVLATYLYKLTNKLGTPSYHLMAAVAVCLVAVTMPLVMLQRWLLKSANKYVSIKGKGARQKPLPLGKWKWLAMGVLLAWVLVTVVLPLSGIVLRSFVEYWGEGVKLGDVLTLQHFRDIWEQPSLVRGIVNTILIGVIGGGVAVLCYTAIALAMHRKQDGVTRLLDYSVLVPRAVPGLLAGLSFLWVFLFVPSWLDGFLHNFDNDLARWLSAHFIPALRQVRSTIFALWLAYSVVWLAYGMRLVSTSLLQVGPELEEAARAVGASRGRVTRDVTIPLIKFGMLGAWLMVFLIFEREYSTGVYLLSPGTEVIGAMLVSLWAGGSTDLVAALSFINITLVAIGLGIALRFGVKLHN from the coding sequence ATGTCTACCTTTTCCCTGCCAGGCGCCCGCGAGAAATCCGCCGCCGCGCTTGACGCCGCGGCCGCGCGCAAGCGGCGCCTGAACTGGCCCCGCGCCATCGTCGTCCTGCTCACCTGCGTGGCGATCTTCCTGCCGCTGTTCCTGGTGTTCTACCAGAGCTTCCTGACGGCGCCTTTCTTCATGCCCGACAAACAGCTCGGGCTGGACGCTTTCCGCTTCATCTTCGACGACGCCGACTTCTGGCTGGCGTTCAAGAACGGCATGATCCTCGCCGCCGGCCTGGCCGCGATCGCCGTCCCGCTGGGCGGCATGCTGGCCTTCCTGATGGTGCGCACCGACCTGCCGGGCCGCAGCTGGATCGCGCCGATTCTGCTGGTGCCGATCTTCGTCTCGCCGATGGTGATGGGCTTCGGCTACGTGGTGTCGATGGGCCCGGTGGGCTTCTACACCACCTGGGTGCACCAGCTGCTCGGCGTCACGCCGTGGAACGTGTACTCCTTCACCAGCATCGTCGTGATCGCCGGCCTGACCCACGTGCCGCACGTCTACCTGTACGCCTCCTCGGCGCTGAAGAGCCTGGGTTCGGACGTCGAAGAAGCTGCGCGCGTCTCCGGCGCCTCGCCGTGGCAGGTGATGTTCAACGTCTCGCTGCCGATGATCATGCCGGCGCTGGCCTATGCGGGCGTGCTGGTGTTCTTCCTCGGCTTCGAGGTGTTCGGCCTGGTGCTGGTGCTGGGCGACCCGGAAGGCCACCTGGTGCTGGCGACCTACCTGTACAAACTGACGAATAAGCTGGGCACGCCGTCCTACCACCTGATGGCGGCCGTGGCCGTGTGCCTGGTGGCGGTGACCATGCCGCTGGTGATGCTGCAGCGCTGGCTGCTGAAGTCGGCCAACAAATACGTGTCGATCAAGGGCAAGGGCGCGCGCCAGAAGCCGCTCCCGCTGGGCAAGTGGAAGTGGCTGGCGATGGGCGTGCTGCTCGCCTGGGTCCTGGTGACCGTGGTGCTGCCGCTGTCCGGCATCGTGCTGCGCTCCTTCGTCGAGTACTGGGGCGAGGGCGTGAAGCTGGGCGACGTGCTGACCCTGCAGCATTTCCGCGACATCTGGGAACAGCCTTCGCTGGTGCGCGGCATCGTCAACACCATCCTGATCGGCGTGATCGGCGGCGGCGTGGCCGTGCTGTGCTACACCGCGATCGCGCTGGCCATGCACCGCAAGCAGGACGGCGTGACCCGCCTGCTCGACTACAGCGTGCTGGTGCCGCGCGCCGTGCCGGGCCTGCTGGCCGGCCTGTCCTTCCTGTGGGTGTTCCTGTTCGTGCCGAGCTGGCTGGACGGCTTCCTGCACAATTTCGACAACGACCTTGCGCGCTGGCTGTCGGCGCACTTCATCCCGGCGCTGCGCCAGGTCCGCTCGACCATCTTCGCGCTGTGGCTGGCCTATTCAGTGGTGTGGCTGGCCTACGGCATGCGCCTGGTCTCGACCTCGCTGCTGCAGGTCGGTCCGGAACTGGAAGAGGCGGCCCGCGCGGTCGGCGCCAGCCGTGGCCGCGTGACCCGCGACGTCACCATCCCACTGATCAAGTTCGGCATGCTGGGCGCCTGGCTGATGGTGTTCCTGATCTTCGAACGCGAATACTCGACCGGCGTGTACCTGCTGTCGCCGGGCACCGAGGTGATCGGCGCGATGCTGGTGTCGCTGTGGGCCGGCGGCTCGACCGACCTGGTGGCGGCGCTGTCCTTCATCAATATCACGCTCGTGGCCATCGGCCTGGGCATCGCGCTGCGCTTCGGCGTCAAGCTGCATAACTAA